The proteins below come from a single Bactrocera dorsalis isolate Fly_Bdor chromosome 5, ASM2337382v1, whole genome shotgun sequence genomic window:
- the LOC105221850 gene encoding COP9 signalosome complex subunit 3, with amino-acid sequence MASALENYVNNVRTKSSEGNFRIMVEQLNESVDILSRYWDLLDNVLETLDFQQHSLGVLYVLLVKFNGAANVNADLPQLFTLYKEFISQCNGEQVRYATYTYYDLCHMFTSLIVDHPHCIQGIKVVAQAIEKIRLCDSQQTSIHSDLCQLSLKAKCFKTALSFLDVDITTISTASEIRGQSSADTNNDAKYFLLYYYYGGMIYTAVKNFDRALYFFEVCISTPAAAMSHIMLEAYKKFVLVSLILHGKVLPIPKSSAPVISRFMKPLAQSYHDLATAYATSSSDELRIIMNKSSETFIRDKNMGLVKQVVTSLYKKNIRRLTKTFLTLSLSDVASRAQLADAAEAERYIFNMIKSGEIYATINKKDGMVVFKDDPEKYNSPEMFLKIQKDMAQTMDLIRQINKMEEDILLNPMYVKKALGNQEDELTSQHPKSFSGDPTD; translated from the exons ATGGCCAGTGCATTGGAGAATTATGTTAACAATGTGCGGACAAAAAGCAGCGAAG GAAATTTTCGCATTATGGTAGAGCAATTAAATGAATCTGTCGATATACTCTCACGTTATTGGGATTTGCTAGATAATGTCCTGGAGACATTAGATTTTCAACAACATTCGCTGGGAGTGCTGTATGTCTTGCTAGTCAAATTCAATGGCGCTGCG AATGTGAATGCTGATCTACCACAATTGTTCACTCTATACAAAGAATTTATCAGTCAATGCAACGGCGAACAAGTGCGATATGCTACGTATACTT ACTATGATCTATGTCACATGTTTACGAGCCTTATCGTTGATCATCCACACTGCATTCAGGGAATTAAAGTGGTTGCACAAGCCATCGAGAAGATTCGTCTGTGTGACTCACAGCAAACCAGCATTCACTCTGATCTCTGCCAGCTGAGCTTGAAAGCGAAGTGTTTCAAAACCGCACTAAGCTTTCTAGATGTTGATATAACCACCATATCTACGGCGTCTGAAATTCGAGGGCAAAGTTCGGCT GATACCAATAATGATGccaaatattttcttctctaCTATTACTATGGTGGTATGATATATACTGCTGTTAAAAACTTCGATCGGGCCTTGTATTTCTTTGAAGTGTGTATATCCACTCCTGCTGCGGCCATGTCACACATAATGTTAGAAGCCTATAAGAAATTCGTGCTGGTTTCACTAATTCTACACGGAAAG GTTCTACCAATACCAAAATCGTCTGCGCCAGTGATTTCGCGGTTTATGAAGCCCCTCGCGCAGTCTTATCATGACTTGGCAACCGCTTACGCGACATCATCCAGCGACGAACTACGAATAATTATGAACAAATCTAGCGAAACCTTTATTCGGGATAAAAATATGGGTTTAGTAAAACAG GTTGTAACTTCgctttataagaaaaatatacggCGGTTAACCAAAACGTTTTTGACGCTCTCCCTTTCGGATGTTGCTAGCAGAGCCCAGCTGGCCGATGCGGCCGAAGCGGaaagatatattttcaatatg aTCAAATCTGGCGAAATTTATGCAACTATAAATAAAAAGGATGGCATGGTTGTTTTTAAAGATGATCCTGAAAAATATAATTCTCCCGAAATGTTCCTTAAAATTCAGAAAGATATGGCACAAACGATGGACTTAATAAggcaaattaacaaaatggaaGAGGACATTTTACTCAACCCAATG TATGTCAAGAAAGCTTTAGGAAACCAGGAGGATGAACTAACGTCTCAACATCCAAAATCTTTTTCTGG TGATCCAACGGATTGA
- the LOC105221849 gene encoding zinc finger protein 583 isoform X1, whose amino-acid sequence MSNEDGIDCYSGSAGTRSNVASMDSSIVYVCNICFRQYTLIEDLRGHFIEYHKCTPKVAENPWKEEKFVELTNKDCQTAAAEESDELRSLQIESQKEDSVKLEIRPMPFKNFRIVLRSKLIKGCPVTNSCPYKFENEAKLALHTKCHTCPNASQKFKCYECSVELINWRRCTAHLWKAHQIDVDLLQCPQCEYKAHASVLVWRHMRAHKKWRMRVLRSLRAVQRKRLQQDLKNCDLNVVQAPPVNKNKYYAEKTCEICSRKFVNGKTLSKHVKAVHNKIKPFICNVCGKKMARKASLIIHMRQHTGEKPLHCKVCKFSTRDPSVLHKHQLRHEKAEKLKCAKCDFTCIQTNAYKRHMRLNHSEEYKKIACDLCNYVTISSERLQAHKSDHLKGLIVNHEDSMDATRSGTSKNLHKLRNKNEMSADCFLPIESIDSLPHEPAVDTGGVTIPAPSEDTQFPTYLNN is encoded by the exons ATGAGTAATGAAGATGGAATTGATTGCTATTCAGGTTCTGCAGGAACAAGATCAAATGTTGCAAGTATGGATTCCTCGATCGTATATGTTTGCAATATCTGTTTTCGGCAATATACTCTAATCGAGGACTTACGGGGCCATTTTATTGAATACCACAAGTGTACACCAAAAGTTGCAGAAAACCCTTGGAAAGAGGAAAAATTTGTAGAACTAACCAATAAAGATTGTCAGACTGCTGCGGCAGAGGAGTCAGATGAATTGCGAAGCTTGCAAATCGAATCACAAAAAGAGGATTCCGTGAAACTGGAAATACGGCCAATGCcatttaaaaactttcgaaTTGTACTgcgttcaaaattaattaaggG ATGCCCCGTAACAAATTCCTGCCCttacaaatttgaaaatgaagCGAAACTTGCATTGCATACTAAGTGCCATACTTGCCCGAATGCGTCTCAGAAGTTTAAATGCTATGAGTGTAGTGTAGAGCTGATAAATTGGAGACGTTGCACGGCACATCTGTGGAAAGCACACCAAATAGATGTGGATCTATTACAATGTCCACAATGCGAGTATAAAGCACATGCGTCCG TGCTCGTTTGGCGCCACATGCGGGCGCACAAAAAGTGGCGGATGCGTGTTCTACGCTCTCTACGCGCAGTTCAGCGCAAACGTTTGCAGCAAGACTTGAAGAATTGCGATTTGAATGTGGTTCAAGCACCCCCggtcaataaaaataagtattatgcTGAGAAGACTTGTGAAATCTGTAGTCGGAAATTTGTAAATGGCAAAACACTTTCAAAACACGTAAAAGCggtgcataataaaattaaaccgTTTATTTGCAATGTGTGTGGCAAAAAAATGGCGCGTAAGGCCAGTTTGATC atCCATATGCGTCAACACACTGGCGAAAAGCCGCTACATTGTAAGGTGTGCAAATTTTCGACTCGAGATCCCAGCGTGTTACATAAGCATCAACTACGCCATGAAAAG gcggaaaaattaaaatgcgcAAAATGTGACTTCACCTGCATTCAAACCAACGCATATAAACGACATATGCGTTTGAACCATTCggaggaatataaaaaaattgcttgtGACTTATGCAATTATGTTACTATAAGCTCAGAGCGTTTGCAGGCTCACAAAAGTGATCATCTCAAAGGCTTAATTGTTAATCATGAAG ACTCTATGGATGCAACACGCTCCGGCACTTCGAAGAATCTCCACAAATTACGCAACAAAAATGAG ATGTCTGCTGATTGCTTCTTGCCAATTGAAAGTATTGACTCACTGCCGCATGAGCCAGCTGTAGATACCGGTGGTGTTACCATACCCGCACCGTCGGAGGATACACAGTTTCCCACCTATTTAAACAACTGA
- the LOC105221849 gene encoding zinc finger protein 583 isoform X2 encodes MDSSIVYVCNICFRQYTLIEDLRGHFIEYHKCTPKVAENPWKEEKFVELTNKDCQTAAAEESDELRSLQIESQKEDSVKLEIRPMPFKNFRIVLRSKLIKGCPVTNSCPYKFENEAKLALHTKCHTCPNASQKFKCYECSVELINWRRCTAHLWKAHQIDVDLLQCPQCEYKAHASVLVWRHMRAHKKWRMRVLRSLRAVQRKRLQQDLKNCDLNVVQAPPVNKNKYYAEKTCEICSRKFVNGKTLSKHVKAVHNKIKPFICNVCGKKMARKASLIIHMRQHTGEKPLHCKVCKFSTRDPSVLHKHQLRHEKAEKLKCAKCDFTCIQTNAYKRHMRLNHSEEYKKIACDLCNYVTISSERLQAHKSDHLKGLIVNHEDSMDATRSGTSKNLHKLRNKNEMSADCFLPIESIDSLPHEPAVDTGGVTIPAPSEDTQFPTYLNN; translated from the exons ATGGATTCCTCGATCGTATATGTTTGCAATATCTGTTTTCGGCAATATACTCTAATCGAGGACTTACGGGGCCATTTTATTGAATACCACAAGTGTACACCAAAAGTTGCAGAAAACCCTTGGAAAGAGGAAAAATTTGTAGAACTAACCAATAAAGATTGTCAGACTGCTGCGGCAGAGGAGTCAGATGAATTGCGAAGCTTGCAAATCGAATCACAAAAAGAGGATTCCGTGAAACTGGAAATACGGCCAATGCcatttaaaaactttcgaaTTGTACTgcgttcaaaattaattaaggG ATGCCCCGTAACAAATTCCTGCCCttacaaatttgaaaatgaagCGAAACTTGCATTGCATACTAAGTGCCATACTTGCCCGAATGCGTCTCAGAAGTTTAAATGCTATGAGTGTAGTGTAGAGCTGATAAATTGGAGACGTTGCACGGCACATCTGTGGAAAGCACACCAAATAGATGTGGATCTATTACAATGTCCACAATGCGAGTATAAAGCACATGCGTCCG TGCTCGTTTGGCGCCACATGCGGGCGCACAAAAAGTGGCGGATGCGTGTTCTACGCTCTCTACGCGCAGTTCAGCGCAAACGTTTGCAGCAAGACTTGAAGAATTGCGATTTGAATGTGGTTCAAGCACCCCCggtcaataaaaataagtattatgcTGAGAAGACTTGTGAAATCTGTAGTCGGAAATTTGTAAATGGCAAAACACTTTCAAAACACGTAAAAGCggtgcataataaaattaaaccgTTTATTTGCAATGTGTGTGGCAAAAAAATGGCGCGTAAGGCCAGTTTGATC atCCATATGCGTCAACACACTGGCGAAAAGCCGCTACATTGTAAGGTGTGCAAATTTTCGACTCGAGATCCCAGCGTGTTACATAAGCATCAACTACGCCATGAAAAG gcggaaaaattaaaatgcgcAAAATGTGACTTCACCTGCATTCAAACCAACGCATATAAACGACATATGCGTTTGAACCATTCggaggaatataaaaaaattgcttgtGACTTATGCAATTATGTTACTATAAGCTCAGAGCGTTTGCAGGCTCACAAAAGTGATCATCTCAAAGGCTTAATTGTTAATCATGAAG ACTCTATGGATGCAACACGCTCCGGCACTTCGAAGAATCTCCACAAATTACGCAACAAAAATGAG ATGTCTGCTGATTGCTTCTTGCCAATTGAAAGTATTGACTCACTGCCGCATGAGCCAGCTGTAGATACCGGTGGTGTTACCATACCCGCACCGTCGGAGGATACACAGTTTCCCACCTATTTAAACAACTGA